A stretch of the Leptospira kirschneri serovar Cynopteri str. 3522 CT genome encodes the following:
- a CDS encoding IS5 family transposase (programmed frameshift), whose amino-acid sequence MDKYYSEIPDGLWKQIAPLIPKEKVNPKGGRNRVPTRLVMAGIIYRMKTGCQWRAIPNEFGSGQTCHRRFQEWERAGVFKKIYKSILKYYDVKNQIAWDWASMDSAMVKAPKGGALTGKNPTDRAKLGVKRHILTDGNGIPLAITLSGANVHDKHAVKDTLNSILIFSGRRKKKPKHLCLDKGYDFKDIEVLIKRRNIQSHIRKKGEKPLIGKYKGKPRRWVVERTNSWHNRFRAILIRWERKSENYLASLYLASSIIAFNFFDR is encoded by the exons ATGGACAAATATTATTCAGAGATACCGGATGGACTTTGGAAACAAATAGCCCCATTGATCCCGAAAGAAAAGGTAAATCCGAAAGGAGGTCGCAATCGAGTACCAACACGATTAGTAATGGCCGGTATCATCTATCGAATGAAAACAGGCTGTCAGTGGCGTGCCATTCCGAATGAGTTTGGATCTGGCCAAACTTGTCACAGAAGATTTCAAGAATGGGAACGAGCAGGAGTATTCAAAAAGATTTATAAATCTATTTTAAAATATTATGATGTAAAGAATCAGATAGCATGGGACTGGGCTTCGATGGATTCGGCAATGGTTAAAGCTCCCAAAGGGGGAGCTT TAACTGGGAAAAACCCTACAGACCGTGCCAAATTGGGGGTTAAACGGCATATTCTTACAGATGGAAATGGAATTCCTTTGGCCATAACATTGAGTGGAGCCAATGTTCATGATAAACACGCTGTAAAAGATACGTTGAATTCAATCCTGATTTTTTCCGGTAGAAGAAAAAAGAAACCAAAACATCTTTGTTTAGATAAAGGATATGATTTCAAAGATATAGAAGTTTTAATCAAAAGAAGAAACATTCAATCTCATATTCGGAAAAAAGGTGAGAAGCCTCTCATTGGTAAATATAAAGGAAAACCTAGACGATGGGTCGTTGAAAGAACTAACAGTTGGCACAATCGATTCAGGGCTATCCTAATTCGTTGGGAAAGAAAATCTGAAAATTATCTTGCATCTCTTTATCTCGCAAGCTCTATCATTGCTTTTAACTTTTTTGATAGGTAG
- a CDS encoding Imm7 family immunity protein: MVETLEEVSLQKLLQWLSDRKVQDFVNIQRSNGQICLTMSGLFNHRSALIIDIFKKISDIMPGSYHNLTHKYLDFNIKSVGITTNPL; encoded by the coding sequence ATGGTTGAAACGTTAGAAGAAGTTTCACTTCAAAAACTTTTACAATGGCTTTCCGATAGGAAAGTTCAAGACTTTGTAAACATTCAACGCTCAAACGGACAAATCTGCTTGACTATGTCGGGATTGTTCAATCACAGATCGGCTTTAATCATAGACATTTTTAAAAAAATTTCGGACATTATGCCCGGTTCTTACCATAACCTTACCCACAAGTATTTAGATTTCAATATTAAATCTGTGGGAATTACGACAAATCCTCTGTAA
- a CDS encoding crossover junction endodeoxyribonuclease RuvC, translating to MRPSSNSLRIIGIDPGSHRAGYAILEKHASKIKILNYGTVEVPPGTPSPENLLVLRKGLREILEEFNPSIASVEEMFFAKNKKTASRVFESRGVLLVTLAEKNIQILEPTVSQIKKGTTGSGTADKKQIRQALKLLLNVELLKGHDDSWDAIAAAYVGLSMSSSPLLSKLR from the coding sequence ATGCGTCCGAGTAGTAACTCTTTGAGAATTATCGGAATCGATCCTGGTTCACATAGAGCCGGTTATGCGATTTTAGAAAAACATGCTTCTAAAATCAAGATCTTGAATTATGGAACCGTAGAAGTTCCTCCCGGAACTCCAAGTCCTGAAAATCTTTTGGTATTGCGGAAAGGACTTAGAGAAATTTTGGAAGAATTTAATCCCTCAATCGCTTCCGTGGAGGAAATGTTTTTTGCCAAAAATAAAAAAACGGCTTCTCGTGTGTTCGAGTCGAGAGGGGTTCTTTTGGTTACTTTAGCAGAAAAGAATATTCAAATTTTAGAACCTACCGTTTCCCAGATCAAAAAAGGAACTACTGGAAGCGGAACCGCGGATAAAAAACAGATTCGTCAGGCTTTAAAACTTCTTTTAAATGTGGAATTGTTGAAAGGACACGACGATTCTTGGGACGCGATCGCTGCGGCTTACGTTGGACTTTCGATGAGTTCTAGTCCATTGTTATCTAAACTTCGATAG
- the carB gene encoding carbamoyl-phosphate synthase large subunit — protein MPRRENIRSVLILGSGPIVIGQACEFDYSGTQAAKALKEKGIRVILLNSNPATIMTDPDLADATYVEPMTVPVVQKILEKEKPDAILPTVGGQTALNLALACNSAGILEKYNVELIGAKVDAIKKAEDRELFKKAMEKIGVRVPASGLANNLKDAFEIKNKLGLPLIVRPAFTLGGTGGGIAYTEETFEEVVSKGLKASPISQVLLEESVLGWKEFELEVMRDLADNVVIICSIENIDPMGVHTGDSITVAPQQTLSDKEYQNLRDMSISIIREIGVETGGSNIQFAVNPANGDVIVIEMNPRVSRSSALASKATGFPIAKIAALLSIGYTLDEIKNDITRVTPASFEPSIDYVVTKVPRFAFEKFPGTDDTLGVQMKAVGEAMAIGRTFKESFQKALRSLEIDRYGFGSDGYFQELLYSRSLNNDQRKEWIDSHLKRPNDKRIFYVKLAFDEDYTVDQIHDLCKMDRWFLWQMEDLLKLEREYSEKGNSILSKMKRAGFSNRQLSFLKNKKQILDLLDGNLRVDLKKTEIQNLLKKTEDEIEAELDAKKILPVYKRIDTCAGEFEAYTPYFYSSYDDEDESDVTNAKSVMILGGGPNRIGQGIEFDYCCCQASYALQDLGIESIMINSNPETVSTDYDTSDRLYFEPLTLEDVYRIYQNEKPEGVIIQFGGQTPLKLAKDLEKKGVKILGTSPDSIDRAEDRKRFIEVLEKLKLNSPESGIATSMEEAREIAHKIGYPVLVRPSYVLGGRAMLIINEEKELDRYMEKAEEISKDRPLLIDSFLEDAVEVDVDALCDGEEVFVTGIMEHIEEAGVHSGDSACVLPPQTLSKNMMDEIRKATVNLALELQVKGLINIQYAVKNEILYIIEVNPRASRTVPFVSKALGHPIVKYATRIMMGESLKNLPLPKEMAFSQVSVKEVVLPFNKFPGVDTILGPEMRSTGEVMGIASTAGEAFLKSHYMAGDELPSQGTVFVSINDKTKAELLSYIKDLSELGFNLIATSGTHKFLSDNGILSSKINKVYDGVFPTALDYIRENKIHLIINTPLSRVTRDDSFTIRQAAIRFKVPCLTTSNAAKALIKGMVEMKNKGFTIHSLQEIHAMPKVL, from the coding sequence ATGCCTAGAAGAGAAAATATACGTTCCGTGCTCATCTTGGGTTCCGGCCCGATTGTAATTGGGCAGGCATGTGAATTCGATTATTCTGGAACTCAAGCCGCAAAAGCTCTGAAAGAAAAAGGGATTCGTGTTATTTTATTGAATTCAAATCCGGCTACGATCATGACAGATCCGGATCTCGCGGATGCTACTTACGTGGAACCGATGACGGTTCCGGTCGTTCAAAAAATTCTGGAAAAAGAAAAACCGGACGCAATCCTTCCTACGGTCGGAGGTCAGACCGCTCTTAATCTTGCGCTTGCCTGTAACTCCGCTGGTATTTTAGAAAAATATAATGTAGAATTGATCGGAGCCAAAGTAGACGCGATCAAAAAGGCAGAGGACAGAGAACTTTTTAAAAAGGCGATGGAAAAGATAGGAGTTCGTGTTCCTGCATCCGGACTTGCAAATAATCTCAAAGACGCGTTTGAAATCAAAAATAAACTCGGACTTCCTTTGATCGTTCGTCCAGCATTTACTCTTGGCGGGACCGGCGGTGGGATTGCTTATACCGAAGAAACTTTTGAAGAAGTGGTTTCCAAAGGGCTCAAGGCTTCTCCGATTAGTCAAGTTCTTTTAGAAGAGTCTGTTTTGGGTTGGAAAGAATTTGAACTCGAAGTTATGCGCGATCTTGCGGATAACGTGGTAATCATTTGTTCGATAGAAAACATAGATCCTATGGGAGTTCATACGGGAGATTCTATTACGGTCGCACCACAACAGACACTTTCTGATAAAGAATACCAAAACTTGAGAGACATGTCTATTTCCATTATCCGTGAAATCGGAGTGGAAACAGGAGGATCTAACATACAGTTTGCGGTAAATCCTGCAAACGGAGACGTGATCGTAATCGAGATGAATCCCAGGGTTTCTCGTTCCTCTGCTCTTGCTTCTAAGGCGACTGGTTTTCCGATCGCTAAAATTGCCGCATTACTTTCTATCGGATATACGTTAGACGAAATTAAAAATGATATTACTCGTGTTACTCCTGCTTCTTTTGAACCTTCAATAGACTATGTGGTGACTAAGGTACCTCGTTTTGCTTTTGAAAAATTTCCCGGAACAGACGATACGCTGGGAGTTCAGATGAAAGCGGTCGGAGAGGCGATGGCAATCGGAAGGACTTTCAAGGAAAGTTTTCAAAAAGCGCTTCGTTCTTTGGAAATAGACCGTTATGGTTTCGGTTCTGACGGATATTTTCAAGAATTATTATATTCTAGAAGTTTAAATAATGACCAAAGAAAGGAATGGATCGATTCTCATTTAAAACGTCCAAACGACAAACGTATTTTTTACGTCAAACTCGCATTTGACGAAGATTATACCGTAGATCAAATCCACGATTTATGTAAAATGGATCGATGGTTTCTGTGGCAGATGGAAGACCTTCTCAAACTGGAAAGGGAATATTCGGAAAAAGGAAATTCGATTCTTTCTAAAATGAAACGGGCAGGATTTTCAAATCGTCAGCTCTCATTTCTTAAAAATAAAAAACAGATATTGGATCTGCTCGACGGAAATTTGAGAGTGGATCTGAAAAAAACGGAAATTCAAAATCTTCTCAAAAAGACGGAGGATGAGATCGAAGCCGAACTAGATGCTAAAAAGATTCTTCCCGTATATAAAAGGATAGATACTTGCGCCGGAGAATTTGAGGCGTATACTCCTTATTTTTATTCTTCTTACGACGACGAAGACGAATCCGATGTGACTAACGCTAAGTCTGTAATGATTTTAGGAGGAGGTCCAAATCGTATCGGTCAAGGGATCGAGTTCGATTATTGCTGTTGTCAGGCTTCGTACGCACTCCAGGATTTAGGCATTGAATCGATTATGATCAATTCCAATCCGGAAACGGTTTCTACCGATTATGATACTTCGGATCGTCTTTATTTTGAGCCTTTGACTCTGGAAGACGTTTATCGAATTTATCAAAACGAAAAACCGGAGGGAGTGATCATTCAGTTTGGAGGTCAGACCCCTCTTAAGCTTGCAAAGGATCTGGAAAAAAAGGGAGTTAAAATTTTAGGAACAAGTCCAGATTCTATCGATCGCGCGGAAGATAGAAAACGTTTTATAGAAGTATTAGAAAAATTGAAACTAAATTCTCCGGAAAGTGGGATTGCCACTTCTATGGAAGAAGCCAGGGAGATCGCCCATAAGATTGGGTATCCGGTTTTAGTTCGTCCTAGTTACGTTTTAGGTGGTAGGGCTATGCTCATCATCAATGAAGAGAAAGAACTGGATCGTTATATGGAAAAGGCGGAAGAGATTTCTAAGGACAGGCCTCTTTTGATCGATTCCTTTTTAGAAGATGCAGTTGAAGTGGATGTGGACGCTCTTTGTGATGGAGAGGAAGTTTTTGTTACTGGAATTATGGAACATATTGAGGAGGCCGGAGTTCATAGCGGAGATTCTGCTTGTGTTCTTCCTCCACAAACACTTTCCAAAAATATGATGGATGAAATTCGCAAGGCTACGGTGAATCTCGCTCTTGAACTTCAAGTTAAGGGTCTTATCAATATTCAATACGCGGTTAAAAACGAAATTCTTTATATTATAGAGGTAAATCCCAGGGCTTCTAGAACGGTTCCTTTTGTGTCTAAGGCGCTAGGTCATCCGATTGTAAAGTATGCGACTCGAATTATGATGGGGGAATCTTTAAAAAATCTTCCTCTTCCGAAAGAAATGGCGTTTTCTCAGGTTTCCGTTAAAGAAGTAGTTCTTCCGTTTAATAAATTTCCGGGAGTAGATACGATCTTAGGTCCGGAAATGCGTTCGACTGGGGAAGTGATGGGGATTGCCTCCACCGCAGGAGAAGCGTTTTTAAAATCTCATTACATGGCTGGAGATGAGCTTCCTTCTCAAGGAACCGTTTTTGTAAGTATCAACGATAAAACTAAAGCGGAACTTCTTTCCTACATTAAAGATCTTTCAGAGTTAGGTTTTAATTTAATTGCCACTTCGGGGACTCATAAATTTCTTTCAGACAATGGAATTCTTTCTTCTAAGATCAACAAGGTATACGATGGAGTATTTCCGACTGCGCTTGATTATATTCGAGAAAATAAAATTCATCTAATCATAAACACTCCTCTTTCGAGAGTTACTAGAGACGATAGTTTTACGATTCGTCAAGCCGCGATCCGTTTTAAGGTTCCGTGTTTAACTACGTCTAACGCGGCTAAGGCGCTCATCAAAGGGATGGTAGAAATGAAAAACAAAGGTTTTACGATTCATTCTCTCCAAGAAATCCACGCGATGCCTAAGGTTCTTTAA
- a CDS encoding Imm7 family immunity protein yields the protein MGSYGLLYIHDEEDDKNEIDHSNEFVVWKLARGHLNQEKDPFLSPYIPSIEDPYDSSRADI from the coding sequence ATGGGTTCTTACGGGCTTCTTTATATCCACGATGAAGAAGATGATAAAAATGAAATCGATCACTCCAATGAATTTGTAGTTTGGAAATTAGCAAGAGGTCATTTGAACCAAGAAAAGGATCCTTTTTTATCCCCATATATTCCCTCGATTGAAGACCCTTATGATTCATCAAGAGCGGATATTTAA
- the lp30 gene encoding plasminogen-binding receptor Lp30 gives MSSFLIRIAFIVFFTFVSNCTREVVRVYNPVTEKDKKSYGLVAFGLYAYNQNHKPLINLFSKDVGTVFAELGTYGVKFSEIILKDEKTKTLNVNPYPIEEPAMVEKVESTQYFEGKTGYVSPFYLLLSLDPTKEYAITGVNYTYQISCGQRCRRTVIRNFSIDPVKSFKAFPIKTKAGEITFGGILIGKVTKTTKEDPYGIIDDTPELSEIFSGNKVSMNLEPGEEYIKGMDSNYLRKLYYGGEVNIKNAEKLFYENLIKVYPEGYWKTLAEKKRAELGEQ, from the coding sequence ATGTCAAGTTTTTTAATACGAATAGCATTTATTGTATTTTTTACGTTTGTATCAAACTGTACAAGAGAAGTGGTCCGAGTCTATAATCCGGTAACTGAAAAGGATAAGAAATCATACGGGTTAGTGGCTTTTGGGCTTTATGCGTACAATCAAAATCACAAACCACTAATCAATCTATTCAGTAAGGATGTAGGAACGGTATTTGCCGAACTCGGGACCTATGGAGTCAAGTTTTCCGAAATCATATTAAAAGATGAAAAAACAAAAACTTTGAATGTAAATCCGTATCCGATCGAAGAACCAGCGATGGTGGAAAAAGTGGAATCAACACAATACTTTGAAGGAAAAACAGGATATGTATCGCCGTTTTATCTGTTACTCTCACTGGATCCGACAAAAGAATACGCGATTACAGGAGTGAATTATACCTATCAAATCAGTTGTGGACAGAGATGCCGAAGAACTGTGATACGAAATTTTTCGATAGATCCGGTTAAATCTTTTAAGGCGTTTCCGATCAAAACAAAAGCGGGAGAAATAACGTTTGGAGGAATCTTAATAGGAAAGGTGACTAAAACCACTAAAGAAGATCCGTATGGAATTATAGACGATACGCCTGAGTTAAGTGAAATTTTTTCTGGAAATAAAGTATCTATGAATCTAGAGCCTGGAGAAGAATATATCAAAGGAATGGATTCGAATTATTTAAGAAAATTATACTATGGCGGAGAAGTAAATATTAAGAACGCGGAAAAGCTATTTTATGAAAATCTAATCAAAGTCTATCCTGAAGGATATTGGAAAACACTCGCTGAGAAAAAAAGGGCCGAACTGGGGGAACAATAA
- a CDS encoding DUF1564 domain-containing protein: MDVLLLHSDKKIQSALNEGVVGSDSILIPLSYWNQLDKTQRKALSKKLPFLLKRYTKYISSLDRLYWRAGKIKYNWGVGELKKMTIHVHTGVWAILGALAAAHGVSRCYLFNYLLWLEEVGIGDFIENTMNRGVPQFHGNYRMIWNLNLRKNQISRELYSKPNPLKSKNKDLLPEPDL, encoded by the coding sequence ATGGACGTTCTTTTGTTGCATTCAGATAAAAAGATTCAATCCGCTTTGAATGAAGGTGTGGTTGGCTCCGATTCTATTTTGATTCCTTTGAGCTATTGGAATCAGTTGGATAAAACTCAAAGAAAAGCTCTTTCTAAAAAACTTCCGTTTTTGTTGAAAAGATATACAAAGTATATTTCCTCTTTAGATCGGCTTTATTGGAGAGCTGGTAAGATCAAGTATAATTGGGGTGTTGGTGAATTAAAGAAGATGACGATTCATGTGCATACGGGTGTTTGGGCTATTTTGGGGGCTTTGGCTGCGGCACATGGTGTTTCCAGATGTTATCTTTTCAATTATCTTCTTTGGCTCGAAGAAGTTGGAATTGGGGATTTTATAGAAAATACCATGAACCGAGGAGTTCCTCAGTTTCATGGGAATTACAGGATGATCTGGAACTTAAATCTGCGGAAAAATCAAATTTCTAGAGAGTTATATTCTAAACCAAACCCGTTAAAAAGTAAAAATAAAGATTTGCTGCCAGAACCTGATTTATAA
- a CDS encoding thioredoxin family protein, translating to MSLLESEKIPLGSLLPVFRLADPNGKTYSSDQMSGSTGLLLIVTCNHCPYAQAIWPRLIRFAGEILSLGVRTVAINPNIHPDYPDDSPEMMLIKIKEWEISFPYLVDETQEVAKKLKAMCTPDIYLYDGEQRLYYHGRMDDNWKNEKQVSRKELEYAVHQLVKGNPAPINQMPSMGCSVKWKE from the coding sequence ATGTCACTTCTTGAATCTGAAAAAATACCATTGGGAAGTTTGCTTCCAGTTTTCCGGTTGGCTGATCCAAACGGAAAAACATATTCTTCCGATCAAATGTCTGGTTCTACCGGGTTGTTATTGATAGTTACTTGTAATCATTGTCCTTATGCACAAGCAATTTGGCCGAGGTTGATTCGTTTTGCGGGAGAAATACTTTCTCTCGGAGTTCGAACTGTTGCAATCAATCCAAATATACATCCAGATTATCCAGACGATTCACCCGAGATGATGCTTATAAAAATTAAGGAATGGGAGATTTCCTTTCCTTATTTAGTAGATGAAACTCAAGAAGTTGCAAAAAAGCTAAAAGCGATGTGTACTCCGGATATTTATCTATATGATGGAGAACAGAGGTTGTATTATCATGGAAGGATGGATGACAACTGGAAGAATGAAAAACAGGTTTCTAGAAAAGAATTAGAATACGCGGTTCATCAACTCGTAAAAGGAAATCCTGCTCCTATCAATCAGATGCCCTCGATGGGATGTTCCGTAAAATGGAAGGAGTAG
- a CDS encoding sulfatase-like hydrolase/transferase has translation MKTFQTIFKNNNVIIYLQFFTIGMGISIVTLILNSSFQIMGVDLSEFKYLFFSFLPLFLKDYVQTLIASGVIFGVLGLLISTAFGRENKDQKRQTYVFQQDSESQFTKKENTIQSKISNYKNRIFKIKPQTMLSEQTPINRTKGRNILKFFFSKEFSVFAIFIFLLWCHSIIVYPQLYGEFFFYRFAFLRFFLFLLTDQIQPWIPQSIALTILCVCVLFHAIALIKNKEFVKLIFFIFVCLFLIYFHSLGSLFGIFIVTFIYLVIQIFENQIILLNAEIKKVFEKQNRFRMFLFLLFFLFLIYFNFSENGIGIFIVCLALCLLGNVKVSILIGSISVLFAIVSWLNPKPITKTEISPVFSNLPNILILSADSLRYDKMGYAQGKKGLTPNIDLLSKDSIIFEDHHTTIPRTFPAWADLLTGQTSFIHGIQDMFPDKKDREGITFKTLPRLLSQLGYKTNVVSSFAGDIFPRADWGFQTVQAPIFHAGTLTSQRILETQIFLLPIVTGSIPGAGEYFPAIRGLPSFGDDSKILPDLWNNFEKNEGPFFTVFFSSVTHFPFSPPYPHYKNFTNSEYYGKFKYFKFVDPGDSSEPSLEDREQIRGLFQASIYSFDRTIGKIVERLKKKGIYDSTLIILTSDHGESLFEADHNHGHGEHLRGEGVTRIPLLIKFPKNLGAGIRFSGISSSLDLFPTLLTFVSKEIPDPSIRNQLLKELSDRSGRDLSFALNSTTWKDSRNVYGETGIWFSDLGDHFFQKERIFYPNILHLHSIESGELPFISIGDSYAKESIIVSKHRMFQNSTRKLIYIPSEDGVIWRCYDRINDPWNVKPLSNSECSSLKNSLVSFLISSGKFKKVGEYLFPL, from the coding sequence TTGAAAACGTTTCAAACTATATTCAAAAATAATAATGTTATAATCTATTTACAGTTTTTTACGATAGGAATGGGGATTTCAATCGTAACTTTGATTTTAAATTCATCCTTTCAAATCATGGGAGTGGATCTTTCCGAATTTAAATATCTATTTTTTTCTTTTCTGCCTTTATTCTTAAAAGATTACGTCCAGACTTTGATCGCGAGTGGTGTTATATTTGGGGTTTTAGGTTTGCTCATTTCAACAGCATTTGGTAGGGAAAACAAAGACCAAAAAAGACAAACGTATGTATTTCAACAAGATTCAGAAAGTCAATTTACTAAAAAAGAAAATACAATTCAGTCAAAAATATCAAATTACAAAAATAGAATTTTCAAAATTAAACCACAAACTATGTTATCGGAACAAACTCCGATAAATAGAACAAAAGGAAGAAATATATTAAAGTTTTTCTTTTCTAAAGAATTTAGTGTTTTCGCAATTTTTATCTTTCTTCTTTGGTGTCATTCCATTATCGTTTATCCGCAGTTATACGGAGAATTTTTCTTTTATCGATTTGCGTTCTTGCGTTTTTTTCTATTTTTACTAACGGATCAAATTCAACCTTGGATCCCACAGTCGATTGCTCTTACGATTTTATGTGTATGTGTTCTTTTTCACGCTATCGCATTGATCAAAAATAAAGAATTTGTAAAACTTATATTTTTTATTTTTGTATGTTTATTTCTGATTTATTTTCATTCTCTGGGAAGTTTGTTCGGGATTTTTATAGTTACATTCATTTATCTTGTTATTCAAATATTCGAAAATCAAATCATTCTACTAAATGCAGAAATAAAAAAAGTCTTCGAAAAACAAAATCGATTTCGGATGTTTTTATTTCTTCTATTCTTTCTTTTTTTAATTTATTTTAATTTTTCGGAAAATGGAATCGGAATTTTTATCGTTTGTCTCGCCCTGTGTTTATTAGGGAATGTCAAAGTTTCGATTTTAATCGGATCAATTTCCGTTTTATTCGCGATCGTTTCTTGGTTAAACCCGAAACCCATAACTAAAACGGAAATTTCACCGGTTTTTTCGAATCTCCCCAATATTTTGATTCTGAGTGCAGATAGTCTGCGTTACGATAAAATGGGATACGCACAAGGTAAAAAAGGATTAACCCCTAATATAGATTTATTATCTAAGGATTCTATAATATTCGAAGACCATCATACTACAATTCCTAGAACCTTTCCGGCTTGGGCCGATTTACTTACGGGACAGACCAGTTTTATACACGGAATTCAGGATATGTTTCCGGATAAAAAGGATCGGGAAGGTATTACGTTTAAAACACTCCCGAGACTTTTATCACAACTTGGATATAAAACAAACGTGGTTTCTTCATTTGCAGGAGATATTTTTCCAAGAGCCGATTGGGGATTTCAAACTGTCCAAGCGCCTATCTTTCACGCAGGAACTCTTACTTCTCAGAGAATTTTAGAAACTCAAATTTTTCTACTTCCGATTGTGACCGGCTCTATACCGGGAGCGGGGGAATATTTCCCGGCCATTCGAGGGCTTCCTAGTTTCGGAGACGATTCTAAAATACTTCCGGATCTTTGGAACAATTTTGAAAAAAACGAAGGACCTTTTTTTACGGTATTTTTCTCTTCGGTAACACATTTCCCATTTAGCCCGCCCTACCCACATTATAAGAATTTTACAAATTCAGAATATTATGGAAAATTTAAATACTTTAAGTTTGTGGACCCAGGAGACTCTTCCGAACCTTCTTTGGAAGATAGGGAACAGATACGAGGACTTTTTCAGGCTTCGATCTATTCTTTCGATCGAACGATCGGAAAAATCGTTGAACGTCTTAAAAAAAAAGGAATTTACGATTCCACTTTAATTATTTTAACGAGTGATCACGGAGAATCTTTGTTTGAAGCGGATCATAATCATGGACACGGGGAACATTTAAGAGGAGAAGGTGTAACTCGTATTCCTCTTTTAATTAAATTTCCAAAAAATCTGGGAGCCGGAATTCGATTTTCCGGAATTAGTAGTTCTCTAGATCTGTTTCCTACACTTTTGACTTTCGTCTCGAAAGAAATCCCAGATCCTTCCATTAGAAATCAACTTTTAAAAGAACTTTCCGATCGGTCCGGAAGAGATCTTTCTTTTGCCTTGAACTCTACGACTTGGAAGGATTCTAGAAATGTATATGGAGAAACCGGAATTTGGTTCAGCGATTTAGGAGATCATTTCTTTCAAAAGGAAAGAATTTTTTATCCCAACATTCTTCATCTACATTCGATTGAATCAGGGGAACTCCCTTTTATTTCGATCGGAGATTCTTACGCGAAAGAAAGTATCATCGTTTCTAAACATAGGATGTTTCAGAATTCTACTCGTAAGTTGATTTATATTCCTTCCGAAGATGGAGTGATTTGGCGTTGTTACGATAGGATCAATGATCCGTGGAATGTAAAACCTCTTTCTAATTCCGAATGTTCTTCTTTAAAAAATTCTTTGGTTTCCTTTTTGATCTCTTCTGGAAAATTTAAGAAAGTAGGGGAGTATTTATTTCCTTTGTAA